The proteins below come from a single Conger conger chromosome 10, fConCon1.1, whole genome shotgun sequence genomic window:
- the tmem115 gene encoding transmembrane protein 115, with the protein MNRYLPVARQHFLTALASTSVVVKAICAAVLLLYLLSWAVDTVYVLGVTPGYLFPPNFWIWTLVTHAVVEQHLLDVLVSLGTMVAAGRLLEPLWGALELLIFFAVVNVSVGLLAGFSYLLTYVATFNLDYLFAVRVHGMLGFLGGVLVALKQTMGDMTVLHVPQVRLKVAPMLVLLALAVLRLTTLLESTAPLAAYGYGVLSGWVYLRFYQKHSRGRGDMSDHFAFASFFPEILQPVVGLVAGLVHSILVKIKVCRKMVKRYDVGAPSSITISLPGTDPQDAERRRQLALKALNERLKRVEDQSAWPSMDDEEDEDEDEVRDDVPLLSGRETTSPAGGASSSSTGQESSIISFEDAPSNS; encoded by the exons atgaaTCGCTACCTGCCCGTTGCGCGACAGCACTTCCTGACTGCATTGGCTAGCACCAGTGTGGTGGTGAAGGCCATCTGTGCAGCAGTGCTCCTGCTGTACTTGCTGTCCTGGGCAGTGGACACCGTGTACGTTCTGGGGGTGACGCCCGGCTACCTCTTCCCCCCCAATTTCTGGATCTGGACCCTGGTGACGCACGCGGTGGTGGAGCAGCACCTCCTGGACGTGCTGGTCAGCTTGGGTACCATGGTCGCCGCCGGCCGGCTGCTGGAGCCCCTCTGGGGGGCGCTGGAGCTCCTCATCTTCTTTGCGGTGGTGAACGTCTCCGTGGGCCTCCTGGCAGGCTTCTCATACCTGCTAACTTACGTGGCCACCTTCAACCTGGACTACCTGTTTGCCGTGCGCGTGCACGGTATGCTAGGCTTCCTGGGCGGGGTGCTGGTGGCTCTGAAGCAGACGATGGGGGACATGACGGTGCTGCACGTGCCCCAGGTCCGGCTGAAGGTGGCCCCCATGCTGGTGCTGCTGGCCCTGGCCGTGCTGCGGCTCACCACCCTGCTGGAGAGCACCGCTCCGCTGGCCGCCTACGGCTACGGCGTGCTGTCGGGCTGGGTCTACCTCCGCTTCTACCAGAAGCACAGCCGCGGCCGGGGGGACATGTCGGACCACTTCGCCTTCGCCTCCTTCTTCCCCGAGATCCTGCAGCCCGTGGTGGGGCTGGTGGCCGGCCTGGTACACAGCATCCTGGTGAAGATAAAAGTGTGTCGCAAGATGGTGAAGCGCTACGACGTGGGGGCtccctcctccatcaccatcagCCTGCCGGGCACGGACCCCCAGGACGCAGAGAGGAGAAG ACAGCTGGCCCTGAAGGCCCTGAACGAGCGGCTGAAGAGGGTGGAGGACCAGTCGGCCTGGCCCAGCATGGAtgacgaggaggacgaggacgaAGACGAGGTCCGAGACGACGTGCCGCTCCTGTCGGGTCGGGAGACGACGTCACCAGCAGGAGGCGCTAGCTCCAGCTCCACCGGACAGGAGTCCAGCATCATCAGCTTTGAAGACGCCCCCTCCAACTcctaa
- the rad54l2 gene encoding helicase ARIP4 isoform X2, protein MLLLDESEPFSDQPQGTPFSAENEAQGADSSGWQCTPPSTSPSGEPPSQSSSRPPSQPNSHSPPSHPDSPSPSPVPPGDAKKRLSKPAHMRRNIRKLLREHQLEAVTKAAQQEELERRKRLEQQRKDFPVPHLPEFPTGVLGSGEVSQSSSAHLAKQEVICLDTSNSSASTSEDDSKGPSANAVKDDIIELSSGEDDSLGQSLHDDEEDRATPGTDESSGAHINDALNQPDAQGRVLVNINHPANEKDLFLAPQLARAVKPHQIGGIRFLYDNLVESLERYGNSSGFGCILAHSMGLGKTLQVISFIDILLRHTGAHTVLAIVPVNTLQNWLAEFNLWLPAREALPQESDPDNITPRPFKVYILNDEHKTTAARAKVVADWSEAGGVLLMGYEMYRLLSLKKSFVAGRKKKSKKPTGPVIIDLDEEDRQQELLKGIEKALSRPGPDVVICDEGHRIKNCHASTSQALKNIRSRRRVVLTGYPLQNNLIEYWCMVDFVRPDFLGTRQEFSNMFERPILNGQCIDSTPQDVRLMRYRSHVLHSLLEGFVQRRGHDVLRNHLPSKEEHVILVRLSPVQRALYTQFMTRFREAGNSGWLGLNPLKAFCVCCKVWNHPDVLYEALQKENLANEQDLDLDDLSTAGNNRCTAPGLKGKPSDSANSKFIAGLNLGSLQERANQVITYEWAKDIMSTYQTGILENSAKMVLLFHLIDESVRKGDKILVFSQSLSTLSVIEEFLAKRPMPAARGSADGQSQNWVRHVNYYRLDGSTSTSERERLINQFNDPGNTSTWVFLLSTRAGCLGVNLIGANRVVVFDASWNPCHDAQAVCRVYRYGQRKPCHIYRLVCDFTLEKKIYDRQISKQGMSDRVVDDLNPVLNFTRREVESLLHFVEEEPDPARVQIERQNEMEEVILQACRLYPQLITKQPFHHESLLMDRKEMKLTKAEKKAAKKSYEDEKRASVPYTRPSYAHYYPASDQSLTNIPAFSQRNWRPPPRPDEKPVASVRPVQSTPIPMMPRQVPLGPGASLASSSSGVNFPVNYLQKAGVFVQKIVTTTDIVIPGTNSSADVQARISAGESIHVIRGTKGTYIRTSDGRIFAIRAAGKSRPGEESSTTPRDSQRSSSETPSNGRNGCSSPDRKRLTPDGLARPLSPDGPEILSELRRYTGGVELAGGQERPLEGGGGKGEGTQPGGDTPTALDLRGTKRKPSSPNAEEPGAKQPAAKRTSMALPLQGLPLGAGYGLPPVGLSPALLGSMGHPMFMGAGSPYFQPHGQLGDPRLMFPVTPDPFGLSGASSSGPSSSSSASVPSSSGGSGAGSAFLLGSGMAGMLPPGFPLSYGQSLLPEPRMYPASLLPGGLPATPGPAGASFLSHFSSPGLRRHAHAVPEAGGSSSDDDVIEVTGH, encoded by the exons GAGTGTTGGGCTCGGGGGAGGTGTCTCAGAGCTCCTCGGCCCATCTTGCCAAGCAGGAGGTGATCTGCCTGGACACCAGCAACAGCAGCGCCAGCACCAGTGAGGACGACAGCAAGGGCCCGTCCGCCAACGCAGTGAAGGACG ATATCATCGAGCTGAGCTCGGGTGAGGACGACAGCCTCGGCCAGTCGCTCCACGATGACGAGGAAGACCGAGCCACGCCCGGCACGGACGAGAGCAGCGGAGCCCACATCAACGACGCCCTCAACCAGCCCGACGCCCAGGGTCGGGTCCTCGTCAACATCAACCACCCGGCCAACGAGAAGGACCTGTTCCTCGCTCCGCAGCTGGCTCGTGCGGTCAAGCCGCACCAG ATCGGTGGAATCCGCTTTCTCTACGATAACCTGGTGGAGTCTCTGGAGCGCTATGGGAACAGCAGCGGCTTCGGCTGCATCCTGGCTCACAGCATGGGCCTGGGCAAGACTCTGCAGGTCATCTCCTTCATCGACATCCTCCTGCGTCACACCGGAGCTCACACTGTGCTGGCCATCGTCCCT GTGAACACGCTGCAGAACTGGCTGGCCGAGTTCAACTTGTGGCTACCGGCCAGGGAGGCCCTGCCCCAGGAGAGCGACCCAGACAACATCACGCCCCGCCCCTTCAAGGTCTACATCCTCAACGACGAACACAA GACCACAGCTGCCCGGGCCAAGGTGGTGGCCGACTGGTCAGAAGCAGGCGGAGTGCTGCTCATGGGTTACGAGATGTACCGGCTGCTGTCGCTGAAGAAGAGCTTTGTCGCAGGCAGGAAGAAGAAGTCCAAGAAGCCCACGGGTCCTGTCATCATCGACCTGGACGAAGAGGACCGGCAGCAGGAACTGCTGAAAG GGATCGAGAAGGCCCTGTCGCGGCCCGGACCGGACGTGGTGATCTGCGACGAGGGCCACCGCATCAAGAACTGCCACGCCAGCACGTCGCAGGCCCTGAAGAACATCCGCTCACGGCGGCGCGTGGTCCTCACCGGCTACCCCCTGCAGAACAACCTCATCGAGTACTGGTGCATGGTGGACTTCGTCCGGCCGGACTTCCTGGGCACGCGGCAGGAGTTCAGCAACATGTTCGAGCGGCCCATTCTGAACGGGCAGTGTATCGACAGCACGCCACAGGACGTGCGGCTCATGAGATACCGCAGCCACGTCCTGCACAGCCTGCTGGAGGGCTTCGTGCAGAG GCGAGGTCACGACGTGCTGAGGAACCACCTTCCCTCCAAGGAAGAGCATGTGATCCTGGTGCGGCTGTCACCTGTCCAGCGGGCGCTCTACACCCAGTTCATGACCCGCTTCCGGGAGGCGGGAAACAGCGGCTGGCTGGGCCTCAACCCCCTCAAGGCCTTCTGCGTCTGCTGCAAG GTCTGGAACCACCCGGATGTCCTGTATGAAGCTCTGCAGAAGGAGAACCTGGCCAATGAGCAGGACCTGGACCTGGATGACCTCAGCACTGCAGGCAACAACCGCTGCACAGCCCCGGGCCTGAAGGGCAAGCCCAGCGACTCGGCCAACAGCAAGTTCATCGCAGGCCTCAACCTGGGCTCGCTCCAGGAGAGAGCCAACCAAGTCATCACCTACGAATGG gCAAAGGATATCATGAGTACCTACCAGACAGGCATCCTGGAGAACTCGGCCAAAATGGTACTGCTGTTCCACCTAATTGACGAGAGTGTAAGGAAGGGAGACAAGATCCTGGTGTTCAG TCAGAGCTTATCCACGCTGTCAGTCATTGAGGAGTTCCTGGCCAAGAGGCCCATGCCGGCTGCCAGAGGCAGTGCTGATGGCCAGAGTCAGAACTGGGTTCGCCACGTCAACTACTACA GGCTGGATGGAAGCACATCGACCTCCGAGAGAGAGCGGCTCATCAATCAGTTCAATGACCCTGGGAACACCTCCACCTGGGTCTTCCTGCTGTCTACCAG ggCGGGCTGCCTCGGGGTGAACCTGATCGGGGCGAACCGCGTGGTGGTGTTCGACGCCTCCTGGAACCCCTGTCACGACGCGCAGGCCGTCTGCAGGGTCTACCGCTACGGCCAGAGGAAGCCCTGCCACATCTACAGACTGGTGTGTGACTTCACCCTGGAGAAGAAGATCTACGACCGGCAGATCTCCAAGCAGGGCATGTCAG ACCGTGTGGTGGACGACCTGAACCCTGTGCTCAACTTCACACGGCGGGAGGTGGAGTCGCTGCTGCACTTCGTGGAGGAGGAGCCTGACCCGGCCAGGGTGCAGATCGAGCGCCAGAACGAAATGGAGGAGGTGATCCTGCAGGCCTGCAGACTCTACCCCCAGCTCATCACCaag CAACCCTTCCACCACGAGTCTCTCCTAATGGACCGGAAGGAGATGAAGCTGACCAAAGCGGAGAAGAAGGCTGCCAAGAAGAGCTACGAGGACGAGAAGCGGGCGTCTGTGCCCTACACACGCCCGTCCTACGCCCACTACTACCCGGCCAGCGACCAGAGCCTCACCAACATCCCGGCATTCAGCCAGCGCAACTG gcgcccccctccccggccGGATGAGAAGCCTGTGGCCAGCGTCCGCCCGGTCCAGTCCACGCCCATTCCCATGATGCCCCGGCAGGTTCCCCTGGGCCCCGGCGCCTCATTGGCCAGCTCCAGCTCAGGGGTCAACTTCCCTGTCAACTACCTGCAGAAAGCAGGGGTCTTTGTGCAGAAGATCGTCACGACCACAG ATATCGTGATTCCCGGGACCAACAGTTCGGCCGATGTTCAGGCTCGCATCAGTGCCGGAGAGAGCATTCACGTGATCCGGGGAACCAAGG GGACCTACATCAGAACCAGCGACGGCCGGATCTTCGCCATCCGGGCCGCCGGCAAGTCCAGACCGGGGGAGGAGAGCTCGACCACGCCCAGAG ACTCTCAGAGGTCCTCCTCCGAGACCCCCAGCAACGGCCGCAACGGCTGCTCGTCCCCGGACCGCAAGCGCCTTACCCCGGACGGGCTGGCCCGGCCGCTGTCCCCAGACGGGCCGGAGATCCTGAGCGAGCTGCGCAGGTACACGGGCGGGGTGGAGCTGGCTGGGGGGCAGGAGCGCCCTCTGGAGGGCGGCGGTGGGAAGGGCGAGGGCACGCAGCCCGGAGGAGACACGCCGACCGCCCTGGACCTTCGCGGCACCAAACGCAAGCCCTCCTCGCCCAACGCCGAGGAGCCCGGCGCCAAGCAGCCGGCCGCCAAACGGACCTCCATGGCGCTGCCGCTGCAGGGGCTCCCGCTGGGCGCGGGGTACGGCCTGCCCCCCGTGGGGCTCAGCCCGGCCCTGCTGGGCTCCATGGGCCACCCCATGTTCATGGGCGCCGGCTCGCCCTACTTCCAGCCCCACGGGCAGCTGGGCGACCCCCGGCTCATGTTCCCCGTGACCCCCGACCCCTTCGGCCTGTCCGGCGCCTCGTCGTCGGGGCCCTCGTCCTCCTCCAGCGCCTCCGTGCCCTCGTCCTCGGGGGGCTCCGGGGCCGGCTCGGCCTTCCTGCTGGGCTCCGGCATGGCCGGCATGCTGCCCCCCGGGTTCCCCCTGTCCTACGGCCAGTCGCTGCTGCCCGAGCCCCGAATGTACCCCGCCTCGCTGCTCCCCGGGGGCCTGCCCGCCACGCCGGGCCCCGCCGGGGCCAGCTTCCTGTCCCACTTCTCCTCCCCCGGCCTCCGTCGCCACGCGCACGCCGTGCCCGAGGCCGGGGGGAGCAGCTCGGACGATGACGTCATCGAGGTGACGGGACACTGA